A stretch of DNA from Scleropages formosus chromosome 13, fSclFor1.1, whole genome shotgun sequence:
GGCGTTAAAATGTATGGAAGTGTTTACATGTCTCCGCATGCTCAGGTATAGAGAGCGCTAGGAGGGGGGATAGCCAGACTGCGTTCTCCTGCTTCCTGGTAGCTGCCCAGCATGGCTACAGCAAAGCTCAGTTCAACGTGGGAGTCTGCTATGAGAAGGGTCGGGGCGTCCGCGGAGACCCAGAGAAGGTCTGCACTGCGTTGTGTACATATGCCATACAGTGAGCACCATCCCTGTGAGCTCAGGGGCTAATGGCTGTAAACGGTCACTTTGCTGGCCTtccatatacatacatacgtatGTATGCGTGTGAGGAAAAGTGATGAACACAGCATGTTTTTGATTTAACAGACTGATTATGAAAAGTTGGTGTCCAGTAGTGGTGCATGTCCCTTTGATCTACATCTCCATAAAATACATCTATATGAAATCAAGAGCCTGTTGAATAAGAAGTTCTATTTTGAGTAGTCTAattcctttcctcctcttctcttattttaaatatttgtaacacCACAAGTTTAATTTACAATAACAAGACCTATGTAGAAGTCACTTTTGGAGCATGACTGAcaaagtgcacacacactgacatatCAACCACGCTACTGCTAAAGTACCGACACTTCATCCGAGAAATAACGGGGAAGTAGCGATGTGTGAACCGCAgaattttgtcagttaaatCCAAATATCAGTAAATCGGCTCCATTAGGATTTACTGCATTTGTCAGTAATCGAGGCACAAGCTAACCGACGAGTGATTGGTAAAATAAGAAGAGTTGTACCCTCTCCTGGATTCAGGTGAGAAATCTCTAATGTGAATAAAGGTAATTTTCTGCCTCCATCAGGCTGTCGAGTTCTACAGGCAGGCGGCCGCAGGGGGCCACAGCCAAGCCCAGTACCGCTATGCAAAGCACCTCCTGTGCACCGGGGCTCAGAGTCTCGAGAGCACACGCGCTGCTATCCCGCTGCTGGAAAGTGCTGCGTCCTCTGGAGTGAGAGAGGTGAGCTCAGCCCCCAGAGGCCCATACATTGCCATTGATTCATTTACCCGAGGAAGTGACTCACGGTGTGAGGTTTGCATGCTTAGTTACATCcaacatttatacaactgcatcagttcagggtaagtaccttgctcgagggtactacagcaggagcaggtttTAGAAGTCGAggcgatggctctaaccactatgcattACCTACTGCCGCAGTACATAATACACTGAAGGACCACAGTACTTTGTGAGAGACAGAACTGTGTAAATTCATCTTTTACAATATGTACCCATGTATTACTTACACCTACAGACCTATTATAGAGAGATTTATTGGACAATCTGTACAGTGCGTACGTTTACCTGTATTTTCTCTGCACCGCACCATACCTCACCAATGCTGCTTCTATCTCCCAGGCTCAAGTGTACTTGGGCGTGCTCTTTACCCAGGAGCCTGTGCGGGACTGGCAGAGGGCAGTGCACTACCTGCAAATGGCAGCAAAGAATGGGGTAGGTATGGGGTGGAGCCAAGCTGCGGGAACAATAAGCGTAACGAATCGGAAGCCAATGCCACTTGGCCACGACGTCCTACAGTCCTCAGGTGCAGAGTCCGGTAGCGTGTCCACTACCCCATAACGCACCGCCCTGTGCTTCTTCACTGTGTTTTGTTCTCCAGGACACAGTAAGCCTGCTTTACCTGGGCCACTGTTTCACATGGGGCCTCGGGGTTGTGCCATGCCTCAAGACCGCCGCACACATGTACCAGGGAGCCGCAGAAGGGGGAAATTTGGAGGCCCAGCGTATTCTCTCAGCCTACGGGGCAAAAGGTGACACGCACAAACACGTATATAAACCGCACCGCATCCCTCACCTGCACAGTAGCAACAGGAAGTTCTCCACGCTTACATTGGACTGTATGTGGAGCTGACTTTGTCAAGGTTTTGCAACAGTGAAAATTTTGTATCAGTCTTTTTTGTCAAAGTGGTAAGAGGCAGTGATCGACGTTAAAACCATTTTGTTTGACCATTCACGTTACTGTTCTTTTACTCTGTTACATGGTAAATCTTGCCCATGTAGGGTAAAATGAGAGCCCTCAAATCTAACATTTTCGCTACTTTTTCCAAaccctgttttatttttgttaattgaCATGTTCCTCTGCCCAGTAGTTACCAGCGTTCCGGAGGATGTCGTTCTGAGGTCCACGCGCTCTACTCCATGCTTCTCGTCAGCCGACCACCTCCGCAGCATGATTCAGATGCGTGATGCACACTTCAGCTCTGCCACGCAGACCCTCCCCCACAGCTGGAGCATGGGCAGCCTCCGCTCCTGGCTGCTGCCACAGGTGTCAGAGCCGCAGGATGCTGGGAGGGCCCTGCTGTTGCCTAAAACAGCCCCCTGTGGCTGGACAGTAGGAGTCGGTTAGCAGAAGCTTACAGTCAGTAGGGATCCATAAAATTTCAACAGTTCAGACTTACTGATGTAGAGAGAGGTGTCTAAATAGAGTAGGTAAACCATTCATTATCTGAAGAGCATCTGCTGTAGAATAAAGTTGCTTCCCTGGTTAAACGCGGGGCCGGAGTCGCCTGCGGGGAAAAGCTGTGATGATTGTGTTTGAGTGGCTGCTGCGGGGTCctgcctgctgcctttggaggcCTGGTGGACATTTGCTCCGGACTGGTCACAAAACAGTACGGTATGAATATTGCACCGAAAGGCCTTTTCTGCACCTTAGGGCAGAACTTGTAGGTTCACAGCTAAGCACAGGTAGAGCTGGTGGAACCTGAAGAAGAAAAGCACTTAATCCGGAATTGCCTTAGTAACTGTCCAAGAGTAAAGCGGCTCCCTAGAAAAACGTATTGGGGTGTTAATGTTGGGCTTTCAAGGATGTGACTTTCTTATGGTATTTCTGTGCCCTGATGTCATGAGTCTGTCTTGCCATTTGTTCTGCAGATTTAATGTGAGTGAGTAGTTTTTCAGCCTTGCATGTTTACACACGACATTGAGGACCGGATGGTTCTTGGACTCTAATTCACCACAAAAGGAATTTACCTTTTTAAACACTGCTTTCTGTGCCAAGTGCTTGTTAGACTGACTACGTGGTGTGGGGTATATTTAGTGTCATGTGGccaaattatgcaaatgagagcCGAAAGGTGATGAAACGCACAAGGAATATCGCAGCTGCAgctgtttaaaatataattaagcCAATATTTGTGTAATAAGGGGGTATGAGTTGCTGGAGATAGCATTTGCATAACTGTTAGTGGTGTTTAATATTCTtagcatggttttttttttatagaactttggtgtgtatttagcagagaGAAACAACGCTGTACAAGGAATTTTCTAAAGATGGaacaaatgcatgaataaaagTGCTATTTTTCTACTACTAAGTGATTGTGTGCTTTCTGTCCTGACTTGTGCagacatttcataaatagaaaAAGGTTTATAGCATGATCCTGGGTGGGATGTTATTCAACACAGGTGTACTGGTTCAGTACTCAGTATACTATACCGGACACAGGAACTTGAGGTTCTGTTGGATCACGACAAAAAAGCCTTCGACGCGTAGAACAGAAAAGTGTAACAGTGGCAACAAGTGATGCAGAGGCACTTTCCTTTGCTATACAGCTATGAGGAAAAGTTAACCATTTGCAGTTATGTTTATTGGTATAATTATCTTTGTCCCTGCCTTAATTGCTAACACCTGTTGCAGGTGACATCACTTTGATATTAATGGATTTATTGATCCAATATgtgaacacaaaaatgtttctAACACTGCAGAAAACAAATCATCTCCCATCAAACACCAAATGATGCTGACATGTGGATGGAACTGTTAGACACTGTATGTATGTCTTGGTAGAGTACAGAGCTGTCAGCACTTTCCAGTGTACAGTGTTCAGTACCTTGGGCAGTGCTACCATAGCAGCATCAGGGATTGGCCTCCAGCTTGCAGCAGTGAGAGTACGGGTCTACACCTGGCTCCAGCGCAGTTCCCCCTTCATTTTAGCATTTCGCTTCTAGGACATGAATACATGTGCACTGCTGTTCTTCGGCAACAGCAGCGACATAAAAACCCAAACCAGCAATGCATAAATAGTGGCACATCCACAAATATAATGCAAGAATCATAACTCTTGACTCAGAAGTTTGAGTTGTCATGCAGATGAAATACTAACTAAAATTTATCATGGGGAT
This window harbors:
- the dele1 gene encoding death ligand signal enhancer; the protein is MGVQPILGRCHGSAPLRLSQGHHVEDEVRNTSMVLSSSLHPSDSSSHRGEDGGKKQKRKTSRFCYSGLPRYTALDAVGWGAVAVLFMQICRKIHLQLSSSTEPSPGAGTYRKLGSLHKCGYRVLLEILSRQDVLPRGTSAGCLTDTLEDEGSSSRVAHAPRTPEGSTFSSAEGMTQSNDSSYSGEASSSAETPLEDTAYAQGPQQHKQGPSVEEELAASTDNLRTVADSSIPVILNIIGIESARRGDSQTAFSCFLVAAQHGYSKAQFNVGVCYEKGRGVRGDPEKAVEFYRQAAAGGHSQAQYRYAKHLLCTGAQSLESTRAAIPLLESAASSGVREAQVYLGVLFTQEPVRDWQRAVHYLQMAAKNGDTVSLLYLGHCFTWGLGVVPCLKTAAHMYQGAAEGGNLEAQRILSAYGAKVVTSVPEDVVLRSTRSTPCFSSADHLRSMIQMRDAHFSSATQTLPHSWSMGSLRSWLLPQVSEPQDAGRALLLPKTAPCGWTVGVG